A portion of the Aquila chrysaetos chrysaetos chromosome 4, bAquChr1.4, whole genome shotgun sequence genome contains these proteins:
- the ZHX1 gene encoding zinc fingers and homeoboxes protein 1, producing MASKRKSTTPCMVLANEQDPDLEMVSDLEEGPPILTPADNPTAESVTSDEDVHEYVDSDNQKNTSKVEGGYECKYCTFQTPDLNMFTFHVDSEHPNVVLNSSYVCVECNFLTKRYDALSEHNLKYHPGEENFKLTMVKRNNQTIFEQTVNDLTFDGSFVREENAEQADSSEVSSSGISISKTPIMKMMKNKTESKRIAVFHNVVDDIPGEEKGTENEPNSEEVVENPPPAVSESKASHSVVCSAADVASAVVTPAPVLQPGVAQVITAVTAPQNSNLIPKVLIPVNSIPAYNTALDNNPLLLNTYNKFPYPTMSEITVLSTQAKYTEEQIKIWFSAQRLKHGVSWTPEEVEEARRKQFNGTVHTVPQTITVIPAHISAASNGLPSILQTCQIVGQPGLVLTQVAGANTLPVTAPIALTVAGVPNQTQLQKSQIHTAQPIAETKQVAAVPAPQPIKNESTLMNPDSFGIRAKKTKEQLAELKVSYLKNQFPQDSEIVRLMKITGLTKGEIKKWFSDTRYNQRNSKNNHGIHLNSDSCATIVIDSSDEMNESPTGVTPQSKSSWSAFPDFTPQKFKEKTAEQLQVLQASFLNNPVLTDEEMNRLRAQTKLTRREIDAWFTERRKSNVSKEERADLNESNVGSSKEEAGETSVGDGAAGAKSGCSTSSKIGKKSPEQLHMLKSSFVRTQWPSPQEYNKLAEETGLPRSEIVSWFGDTRYAWKNGGLKWYYYYQSANANSLNGQGFARKRGRGRPKGRGRGRPRGRPRGSKRLNCWDRGVSVIKFKTGTAILKDYYMKHKFLNEQDLDELVAKSHMGYEQVREWFAERQRRLELGIELFDENEEEDEMLEDQEDEEETDDSDTWEPPRHVKRKLSKSD from the coding sequence ATGGCAAGTAAACGAAAATCAACAACACCGTGCATGGTCTTAGCCAACGAGCAGGATCCGGATCTAGAAATGGTATCAGACTTGGAGGAAGGACCACCTATACTCACGCCAGCAGATAATCCTACAGCAGAGAGCGTAACAAGTGATGAGGATGTTCATGAGTATGTGGATTCAGACAAtcagaaaaatacaagtaaaGTAGAAGGTGGTTATGAGTGTAAATACTGTACTTTTCAAACTCCAGATCTCAATATGTTTACTTTTCATGTAGATTCAGAACATCCCAATGTAGTATTAAATTCATCCTATGTTTGTGTAGAATGCAATTTTCTTACCAAAAGATACGATGCGCTCTCAGAACATAATTTGAAGTACCACCCTGGAGAGGAGAATTTTAAATTGACCATGGTGAAACGTAATAATCAGACAATCTTTGAACAAACAGTAAATGATCTCACTTTTGATGGGAGTTTTgttagagaagaaaatgctgaacagGCCGACTCCTCTGAGGTCTCCTCATCGGGGATCTCAATTAGCAAAACTCCTATtatgaaaatgatgaaaaacaaaaccgaGAGTAAACGTATCGCTGTTTTCCACAATGTAGTTGATGACATTCCTGGTGAAGAAAAGGGAACTGAAAATGAGCCAAACTCTGAAGAAGTAGTAGAAAACCCACCACCAGCAGTTTCTGAGTCAAAAGCAAGCCATTCAGTTGTTTGCAGTGCAGCAGATGTGGCTAGTGCAGTAGTGACTCCAGCACCAGTTCTTCAGCCTGGAGTGGCACAGGTTATAACAGCTGTTACAGCTCCACAGAACTCAAACCTGATTCCAAAAGTCCTAATACCTGTAAATAGCATTCCAGCCTATAACACTGCTTTGGATAACAATCCTCTTTTGCTTAACACCTACAACAAATTCCCATATCCAACCATGTCGGAAATCACTGTTCTTTCCACTCAAGCTAAGTACACAGAGGAACAGATTAAAATATGGTTTTCTGCGCAGCGTCTGAAACACGGTGTGAGTTGGACGCCGGAGGAAGTGGAGGAAGCAAGGAGGAAACAATTTAATGGCACAGTGCATACTGTGCCACAGACAATTACTGTTATTCCAGCACACATTTCCGCCGCTAGCAATGGTTTACCTTCAATTTTACAGACATGCCAAATAGTTGGTCAACCAGGGCTTGTTCTCACTCAAGTTGCAGGTGCAAATACGTTACCAGTAACAGCCCCAATAGCTTTGACTGTAGCGGGAGtcccaaaccaaacacagttACAGAAGAGTCAGATTCACACTGCTCAGCCTATTGCAGAAACCAAACAAGTAGCTGCTGTTCCAGCCCCTCAGCCTATCAAAAATGAATCCACGCTGATGAATCCTGACTCCTTCGGCATCCGAGCAAAAAAAACTAAGGAACAGCTGGCAGAATTGAAAGTCAGCTACCTTAAAAATCAGTTTCCTCAAGATTCAGAAATTGTTAGACTTATGAAAATAACAGGCCTGACTAAAGGAGAGATCAAAAAATGGTTCAGCGATACACGCTACAATCAGAGAAACTCAAAGAATAATCATGGGATTCATCTCAACAGTGATTCGTGTGCCACCATTGTTATTGATTCAAGCGATGAAATGAATGAGTCTCCAACGGGAGTCACTCCACAGAGCAAGTCATCGTGGAGCGCTTTTCCTGATTTCACCCCGCAGAAATTCAAAGAGAAGACTGCTGAACAGCTGCAAGTCCTCCAAGCAAGTTTTCTTAATAACCCTGTCCTTACTGATGAAGAGATGAATAGGTTAAGAGCCCAAACCAAACTGACCAGGAGAGAGATTGATGCCTGgtttacagaaagaagaaaatcaaatgtCTCAAAGGAAGAGAGAGCTGACTTGAATGAGAGCAATGTTGGCAGCTCAAAAGAAGAGGCTGGAGAAACATCTGTGGGAgatggagcagcaggagcaaaatCAGGGTGTTCTACTTCAAGCAAAATAGGCAAAAAATCACCAGAGCAGTTGCACATGCTTAAAAGTTCCTTTGTCCGTACTCAGTGGCCATCTCCACAAGAATACAACAAGCTAGCAGAAGAAACTGGGCTCCCAAGATCAGAAATTGTGAGCTGGTTTGGAGATACTCGCTATGCCTGGAAAAATGGTGGATTGAAATGGTATTATTATTACCAGAGCGCCAATGCAAACAGTCTGAACGGCCAAGGCTTTgcaagaaagagagggagaggaagaccaaaagggagggggagagggaggccTCGGGGGAGGCCTCGGGGAAGCAAGAGGTTAAATTGCTGGGACAGAGGTGTGTCTGTCATAAAATTCAAAACTGGAACAGCAATCCTGAAGGACTACTATATGAAGCACAAATTCCTTAATGAGCAAGACCTCGATGAACTAGTAGCCAAATCTCACATGGGATATGAGCAGGTCAGAGAGTGGTttgcagaaaggcaaagaagatTAGAACTTGGAATAGAGCTGTTTGATGAGAATGAGGAGGAAGACGAAATGCTGGAAGATcaggaagatgaggaagaaacGGATGATAGTGATACTTGGGAACCCCCCCGACATGTTAAGCGTAAACTTTCAAAATCAGATTGA